The Primulina eburnea isolate SZY01 chromosome 13, ASM2296580v1, whole genome shotgun sequence genome includes a region encoding these proteins:
- the LOC140809927 gene encoding zinc finger protein 1-like, which translates to MNLNSFKNQTQIIKVLQMEESHVQEKSKSFDLMLDLSLSNKNSMKELSLFHNKNPSQNSSSDPKYGGDKESENRVFCCNYCSRKFYSSQALGGHQNAHKRERMIVKRGRGLGAAASFGHRFLSMDSLPLHGSLKSSLGIQAHSIVHKPGFFGFLSPPGRWPRIGPPSSGKAARFDGGQKLSMDGIGGFRWDSNSHFLKINNDEKEMKKLDLSLKL; encoded by the coding sequence ATGAATCTAAATTCATTCAAGAATCAAACACAGATTATTAAAGTCTTGCAAATGGAAGAATCCCATGTTCAAGAAAAATCCAAGAGTTTCGATCTTATGTTAGATCTGAGCCTCTCAAACAAGAATTCAATGAAAGAACTCAGCCTGTTCCACAATAAGAATCCATCTCAAAACTCATCAAGCGATCCAAAATATGGAGGCGACAAAGAATCCGAGAATCGGGTTTTCTGTTGCAACTACTGCAGCAGGAAATTCTACAGTTCACAGGCTCTTGGAGGCCACCAGAATGCTCATAAACGGGAGAGGATGATAGTGAAACGAGGGCGGGGCCTTGGCGCCGCAGCCTCTTTCGGTCACCGATTTTTGAGCATGGATTCGCTACCTTTACATGGATCTTTGAAAAGTTCTCTTGGAATTCAAGCTCATTCCATTGTTCACAAGCCAGGTTTCTTTGGTTTCTTGTCACCACCCGGTAGGTGGCCGAGAATTGGACCGCCATCGAGTGGAAAAGCTGCTAGATTTGATGGTGGCCAGAAGTTATCTATGGATGGAATTGGAGGATTCAGATGGGATTCTAATTCTCATTTCTTGAAGATTAATAATGATGAAAAGGAGATGAAGAAGCTGGACTTGTCTCTTAAACTGTGA